In one Pseudomonas sp. R84 genomic region, the following are encoded:
- a CDS encoding ABC transporter substrate-binding protein, which translates to MKFKPLLALGLTILAASTQAFAGATLDRIEQKKELVGVLMESYPPFSFLNDQNQLDGFDVDVAKAVADKLGVKLRLETPSWDVIAAGRWSGRYDICICSMTPSKARAEVFDFPVEYYASPAVIVVNAKDERIHDAKDLSGKKVGLTSASSYESYLNKNLVIEGAEDTQLQYPFEDVQIAPYDTDNVAFQDLGLGAGVRLDAILTNLVTAQPRLNQDKRFKLAGAPLYSEPNSVAIEKGDAQWDAKVREVFAQLKQDGTLSKLSQKWIGADISQ; encoded by the coding sequence GTGAAATTTAAACCGCTACTGGCCCTGGGCCTGACGATTCTGGCCGCTTCCACTCAAGCCTTCGCTGGCGCCACGCTGGATCGTATCGAGCAGAAAAAAGAGCTGGTCGGTGTGCTGATGGAAAGCTATCCACCGTTCTCGTTTCTCAATGACCAGAATCAGCTTGATGGCTTCGACGTTGATGTCGCCAAGGCTGTGGCTGACAAGTTAGGCGTCAAGCTACGACTGGAAACGCCGTCCTGGGACGTCATTGCCGCCGGCCGCTGGAGCGGTCGCTACGATATCTGCATCTGCTCGATGACGCCGAGCAAAGCCCGCGCCGAAGTGTTCGATTTCCCGGTCGAGTATTACGCTTCGCCAGCGGTGATCGTGGTCAACGCCAAGGATGAGCGGATTCACGATGCCAAGGATCTGAGTGGCAAAAAAGTCGGCCTCACCAGCGCGTCCAGTTACGAAAGTTATCTGAACAAAAACCTGGTCATTGAAGGCGCCGAAGACACGCAGTTGCAGTACCCGTTCGAAGACGTGCAGATCGCGCCGTACGATACCGACAACGTCGCCTTCCAGGATTTGGGCCTGGGCGCCGGCGTGCGCCTGGATGCGATCCTCACCAACCTCGTCACCGCGCAGCCACGTCTGAACCAAGACAAACGCTTCAAACTGGCCGGCGCGCCGCTGTACTCGGAGCCGAACTCGGTGGCCATCGAAAAGGGTGACGCGCAATGGGACGCCAAGGTGCGTGAAGTCTTCGCGCAACTGAAGCAGGACGGCACCCTGAGCAAGCTGTCGCAAAAATGGATCGGCGCTGATATCAGCCAATGA
- a CDS encoding amino acid ABC transporter permease, with protein sequence MTSFPTPPQPPQPVAETRLQRMFGFRTRLYLTWAALFCLFAGFFLSFDLKFSIILDKLPNLVGLHLAPNGFLQGAALTLFLCMCSIVASSLLGFITALARLSKSAVAFGIASFYTSFFRGTPLLIQILLIYLGLPQLGIVPGAIVAGIIALSLNYGAYLSEIFRAGILGVDHGQREASLALGMRETVIFWRITLPQAMRTIIPPTTNQFISMLKDSSLISVMGVWEVMFLAQSYGRSSYRYIEMLTTAAIIYWLMSIGLELIQARMERHYGKAYVRRS encoded by the coding sequence ATGACTTCTTTCCCGACACCTCCCCAGCCACCGCAACCGGTGGCTGAAACTCGCCTGCAACGGATGTTCGGTTTTCGTACGCGGCTGTACCTGACCTGGGCAGCGCTGTTCTGCCTGTTCGCCGGGTTCTTCCTGAGCTTCGACCTGAAGTTCTCGATCATCCTCGACAAACTGCCCAATCTGGTTGGCCTGCACCTGGCGCCCAACGGCTTCTTGCAGGGTGCAGCGCTGACGCTTTTCCTGTGTATGTGCTCGATTGTCGCCTCGTCCCTGCTGGGCTTCATCACGGCATTGGCACGTCTGTCGAAAAGCGCCGTGGCGTTCGGCATCGCCAGTTTTTACACCTCGTTCTTTCGCGGCACGCCACTGCTTATCCAGATCCTGCTGATCTACCTGGGCTTGCCGCAACTGGGTATCGTGCCTGGCGCCATTGTCGCGGGCATCATTGCCCTGTCGTTGAACTACGGCGCCTATCTCAGTGAAATCTTCCGCGCCGGCATCCTCGGGGTCGACCACGGCCAGCGCGAAGCTTCGCTGGCCTTGGGGATGCGCGAGACAGTGATTTTCTGGCGCATCACCCTGCCGCAAGCCATGCGCACGATCATCCCGCCCACCACCAACCAGTTCATCTCGATGCTCAAGGACTCGTCGCTGATTTCGGTGATGGGCGTCTGGGAAGTGATGTTTCTCGCCCAGTCATACGGGCGCTCAAGCTACCGCTACATCGAAATGCTGACGACGGCGGCGATTATTTACTGGCTGATGTCGATTGGCCTGGAATTGATTCAGGCGCGCATGGAGCGGCATTACGGCAAGGCTTACGTGCGGCGGAGCTAG
- a CDS encoding transcriptional regulator yields MVMTVLERMALIESIQEALADGTLEISEAVRRLRVEVTGLHQIQFAKMCKISVRTLIHIEHAEGNQTLRSLDSIFRLFGMKMGVVRLRREIN; encoded by the coding sequence ATGGTAATGACAGTTCTCGAACGCATGGCGCTCATCGAAAGCATTCAAGAGGCGCTGGCCGACGGGACATTGGAAATCAGCGAAGCTGTCCGCCGTTTACGAGTGGAGGTGACAGGGCTGCATCAAATCCAATTCGCTAAGATGTGCAAAATTTCGGTCCGCACGTTGATACACATAGAGCACGCTGAGGGTAATCAAACGTTAAGGTCGTTGGACTCAATATTCCGATTGTTCGGGATGAAAATGGGCGTCGTGCGGCTTCGCCGAGAAATCAATTAA
- a CDS encoding autotransporter outer membrane beta-barrel domain-containing protein has protein sequence MPFPPQRLSLAIALLIAATSANAKTVQIDTATTAAQTLGGSDTLTISAPGSITNSGKAVSLKDKTSGAGVVIDNAGKIVSTGGRAIDSSGDLTQARNYTINNRSGGQILGANDALRIDSNFISGSLLIDNSGIIRSTTGQGLDLDALRSDGVKTTIINRAGGLIRGDASDGMKTGANATITNYGEISTGDSHNADEKFDGIDIDSASGVSVTNYGVISGGRHGITTDLGATLINYGQVTGRNGSGFGSDGDGTVINHGTITGAYSGLQANGDGDGVDIDKIAHIENYGTIQGVGAGGVDKGGFANGSEGIALGGGYILNAKDALISGADSAILVDDGSGGSGLAATTLENFGTIQGLNGFGVKFVGEFADSVINGGTISGSNGLALDLGGGNDSLTLRNGSRFVGVVDGGSGYDRVVMDDAAGGSFGASRNFEWLEVKQGAWTLTGHDDFSDGGAVRNGATLLNQGSIAGNLSVDAGGVYAGGGSVGSLNVNGTLRTDTSLGRATIVRDLNMGSTATLAYGVNADGSSAPVQVGGIANLNGATLAVNTGSGTYPWQSHYTVLQAAQVNGTFGKVTSDYAFLTPTLAYTPTQVDLTYTRNDVAFNAFAATGNGTNAANSLASIGKNSALYNALLNTSQSSAGAAIEQLAGASNANLTSATLGASSQVGSSMLSAMQQMAGSPGLMVGLDQRDTPVLAANGVPSEARNLNDPNARGRLWLQGIGGFGKLDGEHGSSGLEQRTKGSVLGVDWALNPAWRLGVLGGYSKTDLDATGVDGNVESWHAGVYALHQKGPISLRLGAAYSGHQGESKRTIAFNGFSDRPKGDYDADSQQAFAELGYAMGSGRLSAEPFASLGYQRYHRDRYQEKGGAAALQVESQTQDNFSSTFGLRLAHLSSLDNGMSVTPRMAAGWKHTYGDVGSSTRQAFVTGGTAFSVDGSSLDRDSLVLEAGLDVGISARHTLGVGYSGEIGSNSRNHGLIGQWQMSF, from the coding sequence ATGCCGTTCCCGCCCCAGCGTCTGTCCCTTGCCATTGCCCTGTTGATCGCTGCTACATCGGCAAACGCTAAAACCGTGCAGATCGACACCGCCACCACTGCAGCGCAAACGCTGGGTGGTAGCGACACGTTGACGATTTCGGCGCCGGGCAGCATCACCAACAGCGGCAAGGCCGTGAGCCTGAAAGACAAGACCAGCGGTGCGGGTGTGGTGATCGATAACGCCGGCAAAATCGTTTCCACCGGCGGCCGGGCCATCGACAGCAGCGGCGACCTGACCCAGGCGCGCAACTACACGATCAACAACCGCAGCGGCGGGCAGATTCTCGGCGCCAACGACGCTTTGCGCATCGACAGTAACTTTATCAGCGGCAGCCTGTTGATCGACAACAGCGGCATCATTCGTTCGACCACCGGCCAGGGGCTGGACCTCGATGCGCTGCGCAGTGACGGCGTTAAGACCACCATTATCAACCGTGCCGGCGGACTGATTCGCGGCGACGCCAGCGACGGCATGAAGACCGGTGCCAACGCGACCATTACCAACTACGGCGAGATCTCCACCGGCGATTCGCACAATGCCGACGAGAAGTTCGACGGCATCGACATCGATTCCGCAAGCGGTGTCAGCGTGACCAACTACGGAGTGATTTCCGGCGGCCGCCATGGCATCACTACCGACCTTGGCGCGACGCTGATCAACTACGGGCAGGTCACTGGCCGCAATGGCTCAGGGTTCGGTTCCGACGGCGATGGCACGGTGATCAACCACGGCACCATCACAGGCGCTTACTCAGGCTTGCAAGCGAACGGTGACGGCGATGGCGTGGACATCGACAAGATCGCCCACATAGAAAACTACGGGACCATTCAGGGCGTCGGTGCCGGCGGCGTGGACAAGGGCGGGTTCGCCAACGGCAGCGAAGGCATTGCCTTGGGTGGCGGCTACATTCTTAACGCCAAGGACGCTCTGATCAGCGGCGCCGACAGCGCCATTCTGGTCGACGATGGCAGCGGCGGTTCGGGGCTGGCGGCTACCACTCTGGAGAACTTCGGCACCATTCAAGGCCTCAACGGGTTCGGCGTGAAATTCGTCGGCGAGTTCGCCGACAGCGTCATCAACGGCGGTACGATCAGTGGCAGCAATGGCCTGGCGCTGGACCTGGGTGGCGGCAATGACAGCCTGACCTTGCGCAATGGTAGTCGCTTCGTCGGTGTTGTCGACGGCGGTAGCGGTTATGACCGAGTGGTGATGGATGACGCGGCCGGTGGCAGCTTCGGCGCCAGTCGCAACTTCGAATGGCTAGAGGTCAAGCAAGGTGCCTGGACGCTGACCGGCCATGACGATTTCAGCGATGGCGGCGCAGTGCGCAACGGCGCGACACTGCTCAACCAAGGCAGCATCGCCGGTAACCTGAGCGTTGACGCCGGCGGTGTGTATGCCGGTGGCGGTTCGGTGGGCAGCCTCAACGTCAACGGCACATTGCGCACCGACACCAGCCTCGGTCGCGCAACCATCGTTCGCGATTTGAACATGGGCAGCACAGCCACTCTCGCCTACGGCGTCAATGCCGATGGCAGCAGCGCGCCGGTACAGGTCGGCGGCATCGCCAATCTCAATGGCGCAACGCTCGCGGTGAATACCGGCAGCGGCACGTATCCATGGCAGAGCCATTACACCGTGCTGCAAGCGGCGCAGGTCAACGGCACCTTCGGCAAAGTCACCAGCGACTATGCGTTCCTCACGCCGACCCTCGCCTACACGCCCACCCAGGTCGACCTGACCTACACCCGCAATGACGTGGCCTTCAATGCGTTCGCCGCGACCGGCAACGGTACAAACGCCGCCAACAGCCTCGCCTCAATCGGCAAAAACAGTGCGCTGTACAACGCCTTGCTCAATACCAGTCAAAGCAGCGCCGGCGCGGCAATCGAGCAACTGGCCGGTGCCAGCAACGCCAACCTGACCAGCGCCACCCTCGGCGCCAGCAGTCAAGTCGGCAGCAGCATGCTCTCGGCCATGCAGCAAATGGCCGGCAGCCCGGGACTGATGGTCGGTCTCGATCAGCGCGACACACCCGTGCTGGCGGCCAATGGCGTGCCCTCCGAGGCGCGCAATCTGAATGATCCGAACGCGCGCGGGCGGCTCTGGCTGCAAGGCATCGGCGGCTTCGGCAAGCTCGATGGCGAGCACGGCAGCAGCGGTCTGGAACAACGCACCAAGGGCAGCGTGCTGGGCGTCGACTGGGCTCTAAATCCGGCGTGGCGCCTGGGTGTACTGGGCGGCTATTCGAAAACCGATCTGGATGCGACCGGCGTCGACGGCAACGTCGAGAGCTGGCACGCCGGTGTCTACGCGCTGCATCAAAAAGGCCCGATCTCGCTGCGTCTGGGAGCGGCGTACAGCGGCCATCAAGGTGAAAGCAAACGCACCATCGCCTTCAATGGTTTCAGCGACCGTCCGAAAGGCGACTACGACGCCGACAGCCAGCAAGCCTTCGCCGAACTCGGCTACGCCATGGGCAGTGGCCGCCTCAGCGCCGAGCCGTTCGCCAGCCTCGGTTATCAGCGCTACCACCGCGACCGTTACCAGGAAAAAGGTGGCGCCGCCGCATTGCAAGTCGAGAGCCAGACCCAGGACAACTTCAGCAGCACCTTCGGCCTGCGCCTGGCGCACTTGAGCAGCCTGGACAACGGCATGAGCGTGACGCCGCGCATGGCTGCTGGCTGGAAACACACTTACGGCGATGTCGGCAGCTCGACGCGTCAGGCGTTTGTGACTGGGGGCACGGCGTTCAGTGTCGATGGCAGCTCGCTGGATCGTGACAGTCTGGTGCTGGAAGCCGGGCTGGACGTGGGGATTTCTGCGCGGCACACGTTGGGTGTGGGATACAGCGGCGAGATCGGCAGCAACAGCCGTAATCACGGGTTGATTGGTCAGTGGCAAATGAGTTTTTGA
- a CDS encoding autotransporter outer membrane beta-barrel domain-containing protein: MLTQHIFKPKHLALAISLALGCVAFANAQQPSEIADSPAIMDTAESSETSHKEMALERLRAFLTAPSTVPIAFETPEKTFKGTAVNDLITLADGASFTGLLDGGEGDNVLFLNAAEGGELKDTRNFNGLFLARGAWTLSSRGDFKEGVLVNSGTALTNLGSIMGDVYVERGGSFAGKGAVGDLEVAGLLTVNGVLGSPRVKGDLRLSPSAELAYEVTPSGSQTIKVDGTARLEGATLNVVAVPGEYPQSRQYKIIEAGKIEGEFGKVLNNLAFMTATPQYNKKSVGLTYARNGEPLASVATTDNGRAVADSIVEPPVPTPSTTPTPLTASAPVPVPVPVPVPVPVPVPVPPSASTPVAESAPSPMQDEPLIAQVNETAEQPAPAPLKPANAAVAALLTSDKTTAPLAIEQLAAGSNANLAKATLSSITPVSASMLSAMQQLNSRYGSAYGSGNSPRQAAGGADSGRVWIQALGHGGKVDREFDSTLKHATQGLVMGADWRLDEQWHIGLIGGKSQTRLDARQYDGDLDSWHLGAYAVRQDGPFSLRLGATYASHDGDSKRRVAFNGFSDRLKGNYDANTQQAFAELAVNIGRHNATLEPFASLGYQRYQRDSYSEKGGDAALKVFGQTRDNLSSTFGLRTAKITRLDNGMTLTPRFSAGWKHTFGEIESDTRQQLVKGGKRFEVAGAALDRNSLSMDAGLDLGLSANHSVGVGLTGEMATDSRTHGVMGQWRMAF, encoded by the coding sequence ATGCTCACTCAACACATATTCAAACCAAAACACTTGGCTTTGGCCATTTCGCTGGCTCTGGGTTGCGTAGCGTTCGCCAACGCTCAGCAACCCTCTGAAATCGCTGATTCACCCGCAATAATGGATACTGCAGAATCGTCCGAAACCAGCCATAAAGAAATGGCGCTCGAACGACTCAGGGCATTTCTCACTGCCCCAAGTACGGTGCCCATCGCTTTTGAAACCCCTGAAAAGACTTTTAAAGGTACCGCTGTAAACGATCTGATCACCCTCGCGGACGGCGCAAGCTTTACGGGACTGCTGGATGGAGGCGAGGGGGATAACGTTCTGTTTCTGAATGCCGCTGAAGGCGGAGAGTTGAAAGACACACGTAATTTCAACGGTCTATTTCTCGCTCGAGGAGCCTGGACGTTGAGTTCCAGGGGAGACTTCAAGGAAGGCGTGCTGGTGAACAGCGGTACCGCTCTGACCAACCTGGGTAGCATCATGGGCGACGTCTATGTCGAGAGGGGGGGCAGCTTTGCAGGTAAAGGTGCGGTGGGAGACCTGGAGGTCGCCGGCCTGCTCACCGTCAATGGAGTGCTAGGCAGCCCGCGCGTGAAAGGCGATTTGCGCTTGTCGCCAAGCGCCGAACTGGCTTATGAGGTTACTCCCAGTGGCAGTCAAACGATCAAGGTCGATGGCACCGCCAGGCTGGAAGGTGCAACCCTGAACGTCGTTGCCGTTCCAGGGGAGTATCCGCAAAGCCGCCAGTACAAAATCATCGAAGCCGGCAAGATAGAAGGTGAATTCGGTAAGGTCCTTAACAACCTCGCTTTCATGACCGCCACACCTCAATACAACAAAAAGTCTGTCGGGCTGACTTACGCCCGTAACGGTGAACCGCTTGCGAGTGTTGCCACGACGGACAATGGTCGTGCAGTTGCCGACAGCATTGTCGAACCACCAGTGCCTACGCCTTCAACGACGCCAACGCCATTGACTGCGTCTGCACCGGTTCCGGTTCCGGTTCCAGTTCCAGTTCCAGTTCCAGTTCCAGTTCCAGTTCCGCCTTCAGCGTCGACTCCCGTTGCAGAGTCCGCACCATCGCCAATGCAGGACGAACCTCTGATTGCGCAAGTTAACGAGACCGCCGAACAGCCCGCTCCTGCGCCACTAAAACCTGCAAACGCGGCAGTCGCCGCACTCCTGACCAGCGACAAAACCACCGCCCCCCTCGCCATCGAACAACTCGCCGCCGGCAGCAACGCCAACCTCGCCAAAGCCACGTTGAGCAGTATCACCCCCGTGAGCGCGAGCATGCTCTCGGCCATGCAACAACTCAATAGCCGGTACGGTTCAGCCTACGGTTCCGGCAACTCACCGCGTCAGGCCGCCGGCGGCGCCGATTCCGGGCGGGTGTGGATTCAGGCGCTCGGCCATGGCGGCAAGGTTGACCGCGAGTTCGACAGCACCCTGAAACACGCGACCCAGGGTCTGGTCATGGGCGCCGACTGGCGGCTCGATGAGCAATGGCATATCGGCCTGATCGGCGGGAAATCGCAGACCAGACTCGATGCCCGGCAATACGATGGCGACCTCGACAGCTGGCACCTCGGTGCCTACGCAGTGCGTCAGGACGGACCGTTCTCACTGCGTCTCGGGGCGACCTATGCCAGCCATGACGGCGACAGCAAACGTCGTGTGGCCTTCAACGGGTTCAGCGATCGCCTCAAGGGCAACTATGACGCCAACACCCAGCAAGCCTTTGCCGAACTGGCGGTCAATATTGGCCGGCACAACGCGACGCTCGAACCGTTCGCCAGCCTTGGCTATCAGCGCTACCAGCGCGACAGCTACAGCGAAAAAGGTGGGGATGCGGCGCTGAAGGTCTTCGGGCAAACCCGCGACAACCTCAGCAGCACCTTCGGCCTGCGCACGGCAAAAATCACTCGACTGGATAACGGCATGACGCTGACGCCGCGATTCAGTGCCGGCTGGAAACACACCTTTGGCGAGATTGAAAGCGACACCCGCCAGCAACTGGTCAAGGGTGGCAAACGGTTTGAAGTTGCCGGTGCCGCGCTGGATCGAAACAGCCTGTCGATGGATGCCGGACTCGATCTTGGGCTGTCAGCCAATCACTCCGTCGGCGTTGGCCTTACCGGTGAAATGGCCACTGACAGCCGCACCCACGGCGTGATGGGCCAATGGCGCATGGCGTTCTGA
- the oadA gene encoding sodium-extruding oxaloacetate decarboxylase subunit alpha, whose product MTKKIFVTDTILRDAHQSLLATRMRTEDMLPICDKLDKVGYWSLECWGGATFDACVRFLKEDPWERLRQLRAALPNTRLQMLLRGQNLLGYRHYSDDVVKAFVAKAAVNGIDVFRIFDAMNDVRNLRVAIEAVKAAGKHAQGTIAYTTSPVHTIDAFVAQAKQMEAMGCDSVAIKDMAGLLTPYATGELVRALKAEQSLPVFIHSHDTAGLATMCQLKAIENGADHIDTAISSFASGTSHPGTESMVAALKGTEYDTGLNLELLQEIGLYFYAVRKKYHQFESEFTAVDTRVQVNQVPGGMISNLANQLKEQGALNRMAEVLAEIPRVREDLGFPPLVTPTSQIVGTQAFFNVLAGERYKTITNEVKLYLQGGYGKAPGVVNEKLRRQAIGSEEVIDVRPADLLKPEMTKLRADIGALAKSEEDVLTFAMFPDIGRKFLEERAAGTLTPEVLLPIPEAGGVTKAGGEGVPTEFVIDVHGETYRVDITGVGVKAEGKRHFYLSIDGMPEEVVFEPLNEFVSGGSSKRKQASAPGHVSTTMPGNIVDVLVKEGDTVKAGQAVLITEAMKMETEVQAAIAGKVTAIHVAKGDRVNPGEILIEIEG is encoded by the coding sequence ATGACTAAGAAGATCTTCGTTACCGATACCATCCTGCGCGACGCTCACCAATCGCTGCTCGCCACCCGCATGCGCACCGAAGACATGCTGCCGATCTGCGACAAGCTCGACAAAGTCGGCTACTGGTCGCTGGAATGCTGGGGCGGCGCGACGTTCGACGCCTGCGTCCGCTTCCTGAAGGAAGATCCGTGGGAGCGTCTGCGCCAACTGCGTGCGGCACTGCCTAACACTCGTCTGCAAATGCTTCTGCGCGGGCAGAATCTGCTCGGCTATCGCCACTACAGCGACGACGTGGTCAAAGCCTTCGTCGCCAAGGCTGCGGTGAATGGCATCGACGTGTTCCGCATCTTCGACGCGATGAACGACGTGCGGAACCTGCGCGTGGCCATCGAAGCGGTGAAAGCGGCCGGCAAACATGCCCAGGGCACCATCGCTTACACCACCAGCCCGGTGCACACCATCGACGCGTTTGTGGCACAAGCCAAGCAAATGGAAGCCATGGGTTGCGACTCGGTGGCGATCAAGGACATGGCCGGTCTGCTGACCCCGTACGCCACCGGCGAACTGGTTCGTGCGTTGAAAGCCGAGCAGTCGCTGCCGGTATTCATCCACTCCCACGACACTGCCGGTCTGGCGACCATGTGCCAGCTCAAGGCGATCGAGAACGGTGCCGACCACATCGACACCGCGATCTCCAGCTTCGCTTCGGGCACCAGCCACCCGGGCACCGAGTCGATGGTCGCCGCGCTCAAGGGCACCGAGTACGACACCGGTCTGAACCTCGAACTGCTGCAAGAGATCGGCCTGTACTTCTACGCCGTGCGCAAGAAGTACCACCAGTTCGAAAGCGAATTCACCGCCGTCGACACCCGTGTGCAAGTTAACCAGGTGCCGGGCGGGATGATCTCCAACCTCGCCAACCAGCTGAAAGAGCAGGGCGCCCTGAACCGCATGGCCGAAGTGCTGGCGGAAATCCCGCGTGTGCGTGAAGACCTCGGCTTCCCGCCGCTGGTGACCCCGACCTCGCAGATTGTCGGCACCCAGGCGTTTTTCAACGTGCTGGCCGGCGAGCGTTACAAGACCATCACCAACGAAGTGAAGCTCTACCTGCAGGGCGGCTACGGCAAAGCGCCGGGCGTAGTGAACGAAAAATTGCGTCGTCAGGCCATCGGCAGCGAAGAAGTCATCGACGTGCGTCCAGCCGATCTGCTCAAGCCGGAAATGACCAAGCTACGTGCCGACATCGGCGCACTGGCCAAGTCCGAAGAAGACGTGCTGACCTTCGCCATGTTCCCGGACATTGGCCGCAAGTTCCTTGAAGAGCGTGCCGCTGGCACCCTGACCCCTGAAGTGCTGCTGCCGATTCCTGAAGCTGGCGGAGTGACAAAAGCGGGCGGCGAAGGCGTTCCGACCGAGTTCGTCATCGATGTCCACGGCGAAACCTACCGCGTCGACATCACCGGTGTTGGCGTCAAGGCAGAGGGCAAGCGTCACTTCTACCTGTCCATCGACGGCATGCCGGAAGAAGTGGTGTTCGAACCGCTCAATGAATTCGTCAGCGGTGGCAGCAGCAAACGCAAGCAGGCGTCGGCACCGGGCCACGTCAGCACCACCATGCCGGGCAACATCGTCGATGTACTGGTCAAGGAGGGCGACACCGTCAAGGCCGGCCAGGCTGTGTTGATCACCGAAGCGATGAAGATGGAAACCGAAGTCCAGGCAGCGATTGCCGGCAAGGTCACTGCGATCCATGTGGCAAAGGGTGATCGGGTCAATCCGGGTGAAATTCTGATCGAGATCGAAGGCTGA
- a CDS encoding acetyl-CoA carboxylase biotin carboxylase subunit, translated as MITKILIANRGEIAVRIVRACAEMGIRSVAIFSDADRHALHVKRADEAHSIGAEPLAGYLNPRKLVNLAVETGCDALHPGYGFLSENAELADICAERGIKFIGPSAEVIRRMGDKTEARRSMIKAGVPVTPGTEGNVADIEEALAEGDRIGYPVMLKATSGGGGRGIRRCNSREELEQNFPRVISEATKAFGSAEVFLEKCIVNPKHIEAQILGDSFGNVVHLFERDCSIQRRNQKLIEIAPSPQLTPEQRAYIGDLSVRAAKAVGYENAGTVEFLLAEGEVYFMEMNTRVQVEHTITEEITGIDIVREQIRIASGLPLSVKQEDIQHRGFALQFRINAEDPKNNFLPSFGKITRYYAPGGPGVRTDTAIYTGYTIPPFYDSMCLKLVVWALTWEEAMDRGLRALDDMRLQGVKTTAAYYQEILRNPEFRSGQFNTSFVESHPELTNYSIKRKPEELALAIAAAIAAHAGL; from the coding sequence GTGATAACAAAGATCCTGATCGCCAACCGTGGTGAGATTGCCGTACGAATCGTGCGAGCCTGCGCCGAAATGGGTATTCGCTCGGTTGCGATTTTTTCCGACGCCGACCGCCATGCCTTGCATGTGAAGCGTGCAGATGAGGCCCACAGCATCGGTGCCGAGCCACTGGCCGGTTACCTGAACCCGCGCAAGCTGGTGAACCTCGCCGTCGAAACCGGTTGCGATGCACTGCACCCCGGTTACGGTTTCCTTTCGGAAAACGCTGAGCTGGCTGATATCTGCGCCGAACGCGGGATCAAATTCATTGGTCCGTCGGCAGAAGTCATCCGCCGCATGGGCGACAAGACTGAAGCGCGCCGCAGCATGATCAAGGCTGGCGTACCGGTCACGCCGGGCACCGAAGGCAACGTGGCCGACATCGAAGAAGCCTTGGCCGAGGGCGACCGCATCGGTTACCCGGTGATGCTCAAAGCCACTTCCGGTGGTGGCGGTCGTGGTATCCGTCGCTGCAACAGCCGCGAAGAACTCGAACAGAATTTCCCTCGGGTGATTTCCGAAGCGACCAAGGCGTTCGGTTCTGCCGAAGTGTTCCTGGAAAAATGCATCGTCAATCCCAAGCACATCGAAGCGCAGATCCTCGGCGACAGCTTCGGCAACGTCGTGCACCTGTTTGAGCGTGATTGCTCGATTCAGCGCCGCAACCAGAAACTCATCGAAATCGCCCCGAGCCCGCAACTGACTCCGGAACAGCGCGCCTACATCGGCGACCTGTCGGTACGTGCGGCCAAGGCTGTCGGTTACGAGAACGCCGGCACCGTGGAGTTTCTGCTCGCCGAGGGCGAGGTGTACTTCATGGAGATGAACACCCGGGTGCAGGTGGAACACACCATCACCGAAGAAATCACCGGGATCGACATCGTCCGCGAGCAGATTCGCATTGCCTCCGGCCTGCCGCTGTCGGTGAAACAGGAAGACATTCAGCACCGGGGTTTCGCGTTGCAGTTCCGCATCAACGCCGAAGACCCGAAGAACAATTTCCTGCCGAGCTTCGGCAAGATCACCCGTTACTACGCCCCCGGTGGTCCGGGCGTGCGCACCGACACAGCGATCTACACCGGCTACACCATTCCGCCGTTCTACGACTCGATGTGCCTGAAGCTGGTGGTCTGGGCACTGACCTGGGAAGAGGCGATGGACCGTGGCCTGCGTGCCCTCGACGACATGCGTCTGCAAGGTGTGAAGACCACCGCCGCGTACTACCAGGAAATCCTGCGCAACCCGGAATTCCGCAGCGGCCAGTTCAATACCAGCTTCGTTGAAAGCCACCCTGAACTGACCAACTACTCGATCAAGCGCAAACCCGAAGAGCTGGCCCTGGCCATCGCCGCCGCCATCGCCGCCCACGCAGGCCTATGA